A single genomic interval of Mucilaginibacter robiniae harbors:
- the ilvD gene encoding dihydroxy-acid dehydratase: protein MSYTPDTTEAVELNRYSKTLTADPTQPAAQAMLYGIGFTDEDMKKAQVGIASMGYDGNPCNMHLNDLAKVVKQGVWDEGLVGLIFNTIGVSDGMSNGTDGMRYSLVSRDVIADSIEAVCGAQYYDGLITLPGCDKNMPGSLIAMGRLNRPAIMVYGGTIKPGHYKGEDLNIVSAFEALGKKIAGQIDEIDFKEIVKNACPGAGACGGTYTANTMAAAIEAMGMSLPYSSSNPALSEDKQAECRAAGKAILKLLEKDIKPSDIMTREAFENAIVTIMVLGGSTNAVLHLIAIAKSINVPLTVDDFQAVSNRIPLLANMKPSGKYMMEDLHKVGGVPAVMKYLLKQGWLHGDCLTVTGKTLAENLADVPDLNFDAQKVILPVEKAIKATGHLQILYGNLAERGSVAKITGKEGERFEGPARVFEGEHSLIAGIQSGRVRPGDVVVITHVGPKGAPGMPEMLKPTSAIFGAGLGSSVALITDGRFSGGTHGFVVGHITPEAWEGGNLALVKDDDLIVIDAVNNTMDLKISDEELAQRRSEWQQPQPPVTKGLLYKYFKSVKDASEGCVTDED, encoded by the coding sequence ATGAGTTATACACCCGACACCACTGAAGCTGTAGAATTAAACCGGTATAGTAAAACCCTGACTGCCGACCCTACCCAACCGGCAGCACAAGCTATGTTGTACGGCATAGGCTTTACCGACGAGGACATGAAAAAAGCACAGGTAGGTATTGCCAGTATGGGTTATGATGGCAACCCTTGCAACATGCACCTGAATGATTTAGCTAAGGTAGTAAAACAAGGCGTGTGGGATGAAGGCTTGGTAGGCTTGATATTTAATACTATTGGCGTAAGCGATGGCATGAGCAATGGTACTGATGGTATGCGTTACTCATTAGTAAGTCGTGATGTAATTGCCGACTCGATAGAAGCGGTATGTGGTGCACAATATTATGATGGCCTGATTACCTTGCCTGGTTGCGATAAAAATATGCCTGGTTCGCTTATTGCGATGGGCCGTTTAAATCGCCCGGCTATTATGGTGTATGGTGGTACTATTAAACCCGGCCATTATAAAGGCGAAGACCTGAACATTGTATCAGCATTTGAAGCTCTGGGTAAAAAGATTGCTGGGCAGATAGACGAAATTGACTTTAAAGAGATTGTTAAAAATGCGTGCCCGGGTGCAGGCGCTTGTGGGGGTACTTATACAGCCAACACTATGGCAGCCGCTATTGAGGCTATGGGCATGAGTTTGCCTTACTCCTCTTCTAACCCGGCCCTGAGCGAAGACAAACAGGCAGAATGCAGAGCTGCCGGCAAAGCTATATTGAAGTTGCTGGAAAAAGATATCAAACCTTCCGACATTATGACCCGTGAGGCTTTTGAAAATGCCATTGTAACCATTATGGTTCTGGGTGGTTCAACCAATGCGGTACTGCACTTAATTGCTATTGCTAAAAGCATAAACGTGCCTTTAACCGTAGATGATTTTCAGGCAGTAAGTAATCGCATTCCGCTATTGGCCAATATGAAACCAAGCGGCAAGTACATGATGGAGGATTTACATAAAGTTGGTGGCGTTCCAGCTGTAATGAAATACCTGCTGAAACAAGGTTGGCTGCATGGCGACTGTTTAACGGTAACCGGTAAAACATTAGCTGAGAACCTGGCCGATGTTCCTGATCTGAATTTTGATGCGCAAAAGGTTATCCTTCCAGTTGAGAAAGCCATTAAAGCAACCGGACACTTACAAATATTATATGGCAACTTGGCCGAACGTGGCAGTGTAGCCAAAATTACCGGCAAAGAAGGAGAGCGATTTGAAGGCCCAGCCCGCGTGTTTGAAGGCGAGCATAGTTTAATAGCTGGCATCCAAAGTGGTCGCGTGCGTCCTGGTGATGTCGTTGTAATTACCCATGTAGGTCCTAAAGGTGCTCCTGGTATGCCTGAAATGCTAAAACCTACTTCGGCCATATTTGGCGCTGGTTTGGGCAGTTCGGTAGCATTAATTACCGACGGTCGCTTTTCGGGTGGTACCCACGGCTTTGTGGTAGGCCATATCACGCCCGAAGCTTGGGAAGGCGGCAATTTAGCACTGGTAAAAGATGATGACCTGATTGTTATTGACGCGGTTAATAACACTATGGATTTAAAAATCAGCGATGAAGAACTTGCCCAGCGTCGTAGCGAATGGCAACAGCCTCAGCCGCCGGTAACTAAAGGTCTTTTATATAAATATTTCAAAAGCGTAAAAGATGCCAGCGAAGGCTGCGTTACTGATGAAGATTAA
- the ilvC gene encoding ketol-acid reductoisomerase, with protein MAQLNFGGTEENVVTRDEFPLSKAQEVLKDEVVAVIGYGVQGPGQALNQKDNGINVIVGQRKNSKTWDKAISDGFVPGETLFEIEEALEKGTIICYLLSDAAQIELWPTVQKHLTPGKALYFSHGFGITFNEQTGIVPPQDVDVFLVAPKGSGTSLRRMFLQGRGLNSSFAIFQDATGKAWDRVIALGIAVGSGYLFETDFKKEVYSDLTGERGTLMGCIQGIFAAQYDVLRSKGHTPSEAFNETVEELTQSLMPLVAENGMDWMYANCSTTAQRGALDWWKKFRDATKPVFEELYESVANGKESQRSIDSNSQPDYREKLNAELKELRESELWQAGKTVRSLRPENQEVETFS; from the coding sequence ATGGCACAACTAAATTTTGGCGGCACAGAAGAGAATGTAGTAACCCGCGACGAGTTTCCGTTATCTAAAGCACAAGAAGTATTAAAGGACGAAGTAGTAGCAGTAATTGGCTACGGTGTACAAGGCCCAGGTCAGGCGCTAAACCAGAAAGACAATGGTATTAATGTAATTGTAGGTCAGCGTAAAAACTCTAAAACTTGGGATAAAGCCATAAGTGATGGTTTTGTACCCGGTGAAACTTTATTCGAGATTGAAGAAGCGTTAGAAAAAGGAACTATTATTTGCTACCTGCTTAGTGATGCCGCTCAAATTGAATTGTGGCCAACTGTACAAAAACATTTAACTCCGGGCAAAGCCCTGTACTTTTCACACGGTTTCGGTATCACCTTTAATGAGCAAACCGGCATTGTTCCGCCTCAAGATGTGGACGTGTTTTTAGTTGCACCAAAAGGTTCAGGTACTTCACTGCGTCGTATGTTTTTACAAGGCCGTGGCTTAAACTCCAGCTTTGCTATCTTCCAGGATGCAACTGGCAAAGCATGGGATCGGGTAATTGCTTTAGGCATTGCAGTAGGTAGCGGTTACCTGTTTGAAACTGATTTCAAAAAAGAAGTATATAGCGACTTAACCGGCGAACGCGGTACCCTGATGGGCTGTATTCAAGGTATTTTTGCCGCACAGTACGATGTATTGCGCAGCAAAGGTCATACCCCATCTGAGGCGTTTAATGAAACGGTAGAAGAGTTAACGCAATCATTAATGCCACTGGTTGCCGAAAACGGTATGGATTGGATGTACGCCAATTGTTCAACCACAGCACAACGCGGTGCATTGGATTGGTGGAAAAAATTCCGTGATGCGACCAAACCTGTATTTGAAGAATTATACGAAAGTGTAGCTAACGGTAAAGAATCACAACGTTCTATTGATAGCAACAGCCAGCCTGATTACCGCGAAAAATTGAATGCCGAACTGAAAGAACTTCGTGAAAGCGAACTATGGCAAGCCGGTAAAACTGTACGTAGCCTACGTCCGGAAAACCAGGAAGTAGAAACATTTAGCTAA
- the leuB gene encoding 3-isopropylmalate dehydrogenase — protein sequence MKKHILVIPGDGIGPEVTTWGKAVLEQIGTEYGHKFTFDEALMGHVAIEATGNPLPDETLTKAKACDAILFGAVGHAKYDNDPSAKVRPEQGLLKIRKELGLYANLRPIMLFDELLDASSLKPEVLRGTDILFFRELTGDVYFGEKKRSDDRNTASDLMIYHRYEVERIATKAFEAARSRNKRLCSVDKANVLEASRLWREVVQELAQQYPDVETEHMFIDNAAMQLVKNPKKFDVVLTANLFGDILTDEASQIAGSMGMLASASIGDGTGFFEPIHGSAHDIAGQNKANPLASILSVALMLEISFGLKEEAQRITSAIDQTLKDGYRTGDIADIHTEKSKILGTDAMGQKVLEYLSKSAKN from the coding sequence ATAAAAAAACACATATTAGTAATTCCGGGAGATGGCATTGGCCCCGAGGTAACCACCTGGGGCAAAGCTGTGCTGGAACAAATAGGTACCGAGTACGGACATAAGTTCACCTTTGATGAAGCTTTAATGGGCCACGTGGCTATTGAAGCTACCGGCAATCCACTACCTGATGAAACGCTGACCAAAGCCAAAGCTTGCGATGCTATCTTGTTTGGTGCGGTAGGACATGCAAAGTATGACAATGATCCATCAGCTAAAGTACGACCGGAACAGGGTTTGCTAAAAATCCGTAAAGAACTAGGCTTATATGCCAATTTGCGGCCTATCATGCTGTTTGATGAACTGCTGGATGCTTCGAGCTTGAAACCTGAAGTATTGCGTGGCACCGACATTCTGTTTTTCCGCGAGCTGACCGGTGATGTATATTTCGGTGAAAAGAAACGCAGCGATGATCGTAATACCGCATCCGACCTGATGATTTATCATCGTTATGAGGTAGAACGTATCGCGACCAAAGCTTTTGAAGCTGCCCGCTCCCGTAACAAACGCCTTTGCTCGGTAGATAAAGCCAACGTGCTGGAAGCTTCCCGCTTATGGCGCGAAGTGGTACAGGAACTAGCCCAACAATACCCTGATGTAGAAACCGAACATATGTTCATCGACAATGCCGCTATGCAGCTGGTTAAAAACCCGAAAAAGTTTGATGTGGTATTAACTGCCAACTTATTTGGTGATATTTTAACTGACGAAGCTTCACAAATTGCAGGTTCTATGGGGATGCTGGCTTCTGCTTCTATAGGTGATGGTACCGGCTTTTTTGAGCCTATTCATGGCTCGGCACATGATATTGCCGGACAGAATAAGGCAAACCCATTGGCTTCTATCTTATCTGTGGCATTAATGCTGGAAATCAGCTTTGGCTTGAAAGAAGAGGCGCAACGCATTACTTCAGCTATCGACCAAACGTTGAAAGATGGTTACCGTACCGGCGACATTGCAGATATCCATACGGAGAAAAGCAAAATACTAGGCACTGATGCTATGGGGCAGAAAGTACTGGAGTATTTGTCTAAATCAGCAAAGAATTAA
- the leuC gene encoding 3-isopropylmalate dehydratase large subunit, translated as MGKTLFDKIWDAHVVSSKEGFPDILYIDTHFIHEVTSPQAFDGLRERGLPVFRPQQTVATADHNVPTWDQHLPIREELSRYQVDMLTKNCAEFGIELFGLGHQYQGIVHVIGPELGITRPGCTYVCGDSHTSTHGAFGAIAFGIGTSQVEQVLATQCLLQQRPKRMKIEVNGKLQKGVGAKDIILYIISQISAAGGTGYFVEYAGDTIRSLSMEGRMTICNMSIEMGARGGLIAPDETTFNYVKDRRFAPKGEEWNKALAYWKTLYSDEDAEFDQVLNFKAEDIEPMITYGTNPGMGIGITQHVPETSSFDFKEQASYSKALNYMGLHDDESLLGKPIDYVFIGSCTNSRIEDLRQVADFIKGKHKADNVTVWVVPGSKQVQLQAIAEGLDKVFEAAGFPLREPGCSACLGMNEDKIPAGKYCVSTSNRNFEGRQGPNSRTFLTSPLTAAAAAITGRVTDVRELLISESEFAELGN; from the coding sequence ATGGGAAAAACACTGTTTGATAAGATTTGGGATGCTCACGTAGTGAGCAGCAAGGAAGGCTTTCCTGACATTTTATATATTGATACACACTTTATTCACGAGGTAACCAGTCCGCAGGCTTTTGATGGTTTGCGTGAACGCGGGTTGCCTGTTTTTCGTCCGCAGCAAACCGTAGCTACGGCCGATCATAATGTACCTACCTGGGATCAGCACTTACCCATCCGCGAAGAGCTTTCACGCTATCAGGTAGATATGTTAACCAAAAACTGTGCAGAGTTTGGTATTGAACTATTTGGCTTAGGCCATCAATACCAAGGCATTGTACACGTTATTGGCCCCGAGCTGGGTATTACCCGTCCGGGTTGTACTTATGTTTGTGGCGATAGCCATACTTCTACACACGGGGCTTTTGGCGCTATTGCATTTGGTATAGGTACTTCGCAGGTAGAACAAGTACTGGCTACCCAATGCTTACTACAGCAACGCCCTAAACGCATGAAAATTGAGGTAAACGGTAAGTTGCAAAAAGGCGTAGGTGCTAAGGATATCATCTTATACATCATTTCACAAATCTCTGCAGCTGGTGGTACCGGCTACTTTGTGGAATATGCCGGCGATACCATTCGTTCTCTGAGCATGGAAGGCCGCATGACTATCTGTAACATGAGCATTGAAATGGGTGCTCGTGGTGGTTTAATTGCTCCTGATGAAACTACGTTCAACTACGTAAAAGACCGCCGATTTGCCCCTAAAGGCGAAGAGTGGAACAAAGCCTTGGCTTACTGGAAAACACTGTACTCTGATGAAGATGCTGAGTTTGACCAAGTACTAAACTTTAAGGCCGAAGATATTGAACCGATGATTACCTATGGTACCAACCCAGGTATGGGCATCGGCATTACACAACATGTACCCGAAACCAGCAGCTTTGATTTTAAAGAGCAAGCATCTTACAGCAAAGCCTTAAACTACATGGGACTGCATGATGATGAAAGCTTATTAGGTAAACCTATTGACTATGTATTCATCGGCAGTTGCACCAACTCACGTATTGAAGATTTACGCCAGGTGGCTGATTTTATCAAAGGCAAACACAAGGCCGATAATGTAACCGTATGGGTAGTTCCTGGTTCTAAACAAGTACAGTTGCAGGCTATAGCCGAAGGTTTAGACAAAGTATTTGAAGCCGCCGGCTTTCCACTGCGTGAACCGGGTTGCAGCGCCTGTTTAGGTATGAATGAAGATAAAATACCAGCCGGTAAATACTGTGTATCTACCTCCAACCGAAATTTTGAAGGACGTCAAGGCCCTAACTCACGCACATTCCTAACTAGTCCACTTACTGCCGCTGCGGCAGCCATTACGGGGAGAGTTACGGATGTGAGAGAACTATTAATTTCTGAATCTGAATTTGCTGAATTAGGTAATTAA
- a CDS encoding GxxExxY protein yields MRHESTYTLGNGFQEVIYQRCLAIELTKAGITYLREQEQTIFYAGIAVGTRRADFVIDNRLIIELKALINLEDVHLAQAKNYTVAYDYPAGLLINFGGQSLQYKLVFNPKYYFNINSAHSKIQ; encoded by the coding sequence CTGCGCCATGAAAGTACATACACTTTAGGAAATGGCTTTCAGGAAGTAATCTATCAAAGATGTTTAGCTATTGAATTAACTAAGGCAGGTATAACATATTTAAGAGAGCAAGAACAAACTATATTTTATGCTGGCATAGCAGTAGGAACGCGAAGAGCCGATTTTGTGATTGACAACAGATTGATTATAGAATTGAAAGCATTGATTAACTTGGAAGATGTACACTTGGCACAAGCTAAAAACTATACCGTAGCTTATGATTATCCAGCTGGCTTATTAATCAATTTTGGCGGTCAAAGCTTACAATACAAACTTGTATTTAATCCTAAATATTATTTTAATATAAATTCAGCTCATTCTAAAATTCAGTAA
- the atpD gene encoding F0F1 ATP synthase subunit beta, translated as MPNIGKISQIIGPVVDVNFSDDAHLPRIYDALEITKSNGQKVVLEVQQHLGEDRVRAIAMDSTDGLLRGMPVIDLQSPIRMPIGDDIKGRVFNVVGQAIDGIAPLDTTTGRPIHANPPRFEDLSTETEVLFTGIKVIDLLEPYAKGGKIGLFGGAGVGKTVLIQELINNIAKAYSGLSVFAGVGERTREGNDLLREMLESGIIKYGDKFMHSMEEGGWDLSAVDKEELRDSKATFVFGQMNEPPGARARVALSGLTIAEYFRDGDAEGKGRDILFFIDNIFRFTQAGSEVSALLGRMPSAVGYQPTLATEMGVMQERITSTKRGSITSVQAVYVPADDLTDPAPATTFAHLDATTVLSRKIAELGIYPAVDPLDSTSRILSPTILGDEHYNTAQRVKEILQRYKELQDIIAILGMDELSEEDKLTVSRARRVQRFLSQPFHVAEQFTGLKGVLVDIKATIKGFNMIMDGEVDEYPEAAFNLVGNIEDAIEKGKKILAEANA; from the coding sequence ATGCCAAACATTGGAAAAATCTCACAAATCATTGGTCCGGTAGTTGACGTAAACTTTAGTGATGATGCACATCTACCCAGAATTTATGATGCGCTGGAAATTACAAAAAGTAACGGACAGAAAGTTGTTTTAGAAGTTCAACAGCACTTAGGTGAAGATCGCGTACGTGCTATCGCTATGGACTCAACTGACGGATTACTGCGCGGCATGCCAGTTATCGATCTGCAATCTCCTATCCGTATGCCTATCGGCGATGACATCAAAGGTCGGGTATTTAACGTGGTAGGTCAGGCTATTGACGGTATTGCGCCTTTAGATACCACTACTGGTCGTCCGATTCACGCCAACCCTCCAAGATTTGAAGATTTATCTACTGAAACCGAAGTATTATTTACCGGTATTAAAGTAATTGACCTGTTAGAGCCTTATGCTAAAGGTGGTAAAATCGGTTTGTTTGGTGGTGCCGGTGTAGGCAAAACCGTATTAATTCAAGAACTGATTAACAACATCGCTAAAGCATATTCTGGTTTATCAGTATTTGCCGGTGTTGGTGAACGTACCCGTGAAGGTAATGACCTATTGCGCGAGATGCTGGAATCAGGCATTATCAAATATGGCGATAAATTCATGCACTCTATGGAAGAAGGTGGCTGGGATTTATCTGCTGTAGATAAAGAAGAACTGAGAGATTCTAAAGCAACCTTTGTGTTCGGTCAGATGAACGAGCCGCCAGGTGCCCGTGCCCGTGTAGCCCTGTCAGGTCTAACTATTGCTGAATATTTCCGTGATGGTGATGCTGAAGGCAAAGGCCGCGATATCCTGTTCTTTATTGATAACATTTTCCGCTTTACTCAAGCTGGTTCTGAAGTATCAGCGCTGTTAGGCCGTATGCCATCAGCCGTGGGTTACCAGCCAACTTTAGCTACCGAGATGGGTGTGATGCAAGAGCGTATTACTTCAACCAAACGCGGTTCCATTACTTCTGTACAAGCAGTATATGTACCTGCCGATGACTTGACTGACCCTGCGCCAGCAACTACCTTCGCTCACTTAGATGCTACTACCGTATTATCCCGTAAAATTGCGGAGTTAGGTATCTACCCTGCGGTTGACCCTCTGGATTCTACTTCACGTATTTTGAGCCCAACTATTTTGGGTGATGAGCACTATAACACTGCACAACGTGTAAAAGAAATTTTGCAACGTTATAAAGAGTTACAGGATATCATTGCTATTTTAGGTATGGATGAGTTATCTGAAGAAGATAAATTAACGGTATCTCGTGCACGTCGTGTACAACGTTTCTTATCGCAACCATTCCACGTAGCCGAACAATTTACCGGATTAAAAGGTGTACTGGTTGACATCAAAGCTACTATCAAAGGTTTTAACATGATTATGGATGGCGAAGTGGATGAATATCCTGAAGCTGCCTTTAACCTGGTAGGTAACATTGAAGACGCTATTGAAAAAGGCAAGAAAATTTTAGCCGAAGCAAACGCATAA
- the leuD gene encoding 3-isopropylmalate dehydratase small subunit — protein sequence MATKIFKHLQTSVVPLPIENIDTDQIIPARFLKATTREGFGNNLFRDWRFDENDNPKPDFVLNHPTYSGKLLVAGKNFGCGSSREHAAWAISDYGFDAVVSSFFADIFKGNALNNGLLPIQVSDEFLKKIFDTVYQDTHAQVEVDLENQFIKIVSTGEQESFEINPYKKACLINGYDDIDYILSNREQVEEFEHSR from the coding sequence ATGGCAACCAAAATATTTAAACACTTACAAACTTCGGTAGTACCCCTGCCGATTGAAAATATTGATACCGACCAGATTATTCCGGCGCGGTTTTTAAAAGCCACTACCCGCGAGGGTTTTGGCAACAACTTGTTTCGCGATTGGCGTTTTGACGAAAACGATAATCCGAAACCTGATTTTGTACTGAATCATCCTACCTATTCCGGTAAATTACTGGTAGCTGGTAAAAACTTTGGCTGTGGTAGCAGTCGCGAGCACGCTGCTTGGGCTATTTCCGATTACGGCTTTGATGCTGTAGTCAGTAGTTTTTTTGCTGATATTTTTAAAGGCAACGCTTTAAACAACGGTTTGCTGCCCATACAGGTAAGCGACGAGTTTTTAAAGAAAATATTTGATACCGTTTACCAGGATACGCACGCTCAAGTAGAGGTGGACTTGGAAAACCAATTTATCAAAATTGTAAGTACTGGCGAACAGGAAAGCTTTGAAATTAATCCTTACAAAAAAGCTTGCCTCATTAACGGGTATGATGATATTGATTATATCCTGAGCAACCGTGAGCAGGTAGAAGAGTTTGAACACAGTAGATAA
- the ilvN gene encoding acetolactate synthase small subunit, translated as MSSQDILPEGKQEFTITVYTENQIGLLNRIAIIFTRRKINIDSLNTSPSEIDSIHRFTIVINETEDVVRKLARQIEKQVEVLKVYFHTNTDIIWQEMALYKVPADMIAEKAPVERLLRENGARAVVIRKDYIVFETTGHREETENLIKVLQPYGLIEFVRSARIAIIKDSEGFNAKLREFEQREPGEEVSENEYLNQRDKVFTM; from the coding sequence ATGAGCAGTCAGGATATATTACCGGAAGGTAAGCAGGAATTCACGATTACAGTTTATACCGAAAACCAAATTGGTTTACTGAATAGAATTGCTATTATCTTTACCCGGCGTAAAATTAATATTGATAGCCTTAACACCTCGCCTTCCGAAATTGATAGCATACATAGGTTTACCATCGTTATCAACGAAACAGAAGATGTAGTGCGCAAGCTGGCCCGCCAAATTGAAAAGCAGGTGGAGGTCTTGAAAGTGTATTTCCATACCAATACTGACATTATCTGGCAGGAAATGGCTTTGTACAAAGTACCTGCAGATATGATTGCTGAAAAAGCCCCGGTTGAACGCTTACTGCGTGAAAATGGCGCCCGTGCCGTAGTAATTCGTAAAGATTACATCGTGTTTGAAACCACTGGTCACCGTGAAGAAACCGAAAATCTGATTAAGGTTTTACAGCCTTATGGCCTGATTGAATTTGTACGCAGTGCTCGCATAGCGATTATCAAAGACAGCGAAGGCTTCAATGCCAAACTACGCGAGTTTGAACAACGCGAACCCGGCGAAGAGGTAAGTGAAAACGAATACCTCAACCAGCGTGACAAGGTATTTACCATGTAA
- the ilvB gene encoding biosynthetic-type acetolactate synthase large subunit gives MEATQQEVLTAPEEQQAIELSGSAALLEALIIEGVSTIFGYPGGAIMPIYDALYDYKEKLNHILVRHEQGGIHAGQGYARSSGKVGVVFATSGPGATNLVTGLADAQIDSTPLVCITGQVFAHLLGTDAFQETDVINITTPVTKWNYQITDATEIPEVIAKAFYIARSGRPGPVLIDITKNAQIQKFAFKGYTPCHHIRSYRPKPIIRPKFIEQAAQVINEAKKPFILWGQGVILGKAEKEFTAFLKKSGIPAAWTIMGVGAIPTDHPQNVGMLGMHGNYGPNVLTNECDVLIAIGMRFDDRVTGRLDKYAKQAKVIHLDIDPAEIDKNVQTHVAVWGDCKETLPLLTQLIEEKQHTEWLEKFNDYARQENEALIDAELHPQTGEMTMGEVIDQLNQLTDGDAIVVTDVGQHQMVGCRYAKFNHTRSNITSGGLGTMGFALPAAIGAKFGAQQRTVVAVIGDGGFQMTIQELGTIMQSGVDVKILILNNRFLGMVRQWQELFNERRYSFVDIQSPDFVQVAKGYGIAGKTVTEREDLQSSLKEMLSNPGSFLLEVMVTKENNVFPMVPQGCSVSEIRLK, from the coding sequence ATGGAAGCCACCCAACAAGAAGTACTAACTGCCCCTGAAGAACAACAGGCTATTGAGCTTTCAGGTTCGGCCGCTTTATTAGAAGCACTGATTATTGAAGGTGTGAGCACTATATTCGGTTATCCGGGCGGTGCCATTATGCCTATTTATGATGCTTTGTATGATTATAAAGAAAAGCTGAACCACATACTGGTACGTCATGAGCAAGGCGGTATTCACGCTGGTCAGGGTTATGCCCGTTCATCAGGCAAAGTAGGTGTTGTGTTTGCTACCAGTGGTCCTGGTGCTACCAACTTGGTAACTGGCCTAGCCGATGCACAAATTGACAGTACACCACTAGTATGTATTACCGGCCAAGTGTTTGCGCACTTGTTGGGTACGGATGCTTTCCAGGAAACCGATGTAATTAACATTACCACACCAGTAACTAAGTGGAACTATCAAATAACTGATGCTACCGAAATACCTGAGGTAATTGCCAAAGCTTTTTATATTGCCCGTAGCGGTCGCCCAGGTCCTGTGCTGATCGATATTACTAAAAATGCTCAGATACAAAAATTTGCCTTCAAAGGTTATACACCTTGCCATCATATTCGCAGCTATCGGCCTAAACCTATTATACGGCCCAAGTTTATTGAACAAGCGGCTCAGGTAATTAACGAAGCTAAAAAACCGTTCATTTTATGGGGTCAGGGCGTAATTTTAGGTAAAGCCGAAAAAGAGTTTACGGCTTTTCTGAAAAAGAGTGGCATTCCGGCTGCCTGGACTATTATGGGTGTAGGCGCCATTCCTACCGATCATCCACAAAACGTAGGTATGCTGGGCATGCACGGTAACTACGGCCCTAACGTTTTAACCAACGAGTGTGATGTGCTGATTGCCATCGGTATGCGTTTTGACGACCGCGTAACTGGCCGCTTAGATAAATACGCCAAGCAGGCTAAAGTGATTCACCTGGATATTGACCCGGCCGAGATTGACAAAAACGTACAAACCCATGTAGCAGTTTGGGGTGATTGTAAAGAAACCCTGCCGCTGCTTACCCAACTGATTGAAGAAAAACAGCATACCGAATGGCTGGAAAAATTCAATGATTATGCCCGCCAGGAGAATGAAGCCTTGATTGATGCTGAATTGCACCCGCAAACCGGCGAGATGACTATGGGCGAAGTAATTGACCAGCTAAATCAGTTAACCGATGGCGATGCTATTGTAGTAACCGATGTGGGCCAACACCAAATGGTGGGTTGCCGTTATGCTAAATTCAACCATACCCGCAGCAATATTACCAGTGGTGGTTTAGGTACTATGGGTTTTGCCCTGCCGGCTGCCATAGGCGCCAAATTTGGCGCACAGCAACGCACCGTAGTAGCCGTAATTGGCGATGGTGGTTTCCAGATGACCATACAAGAACTAGGCACCATTATGCAAAGCGGCGTTGATGTGAAAATACTTATCCTGAACAACCGCTTTTTAGGCATGGTTCGGCAATGGCAAGAGTTATTTAACGAACGCCGGTACTCGTTTGTAGATATTCAAAGTCCTGATTTTGTACAGGTAGCTAAAGGTTATGGTATTGCAGGTAAAACTGTTACCGAGCGTGAAGATTTGCAAAGCTCCTTAAAAGAAATGTTGAGCAATCCCGGCTCCTTCCTGCTGGAAGTAATGGTAACCAAAGAGAACAACGTTTTCCCAATGGTACCACAAGGATGCAGTGTTAGCGAAATTAGATTAAAATAA
- the atpC gene encoding ATP synthase F1 subunit epsilon — MTLEILTPDKKVYEGEVNSITLPGTMGSFEILNNHAAIISTLEDGKLTVRGNGKDEVFLIKGGVVEANNNKVIVLAEGITHR; from the coding sequence ATGACTTTAGAAATTCTTACTCCCGACAAAAAAGTGTACGAAGGTGAAGTAAACTCTATTACCTTGCCCGGCACCATGGGATCATTCGAGATTTTGAACAACCACGCCGCCATTATTTCAACTTTGGAAGATGGTAAACTTACCGTTCGTGGTAATGGTAAAGATGAGGTGTTCTTGATTAAAGGTGGCGTAGTAGAAGCCAACAACAATAAGGTTATTGTATTAGCCGAAGGCATCACTCACCGTTAA